In Motacilla alba alba isolate MOTALB_02 chromosome 2, Motacilla_alba_V1.0_pri, whole genome shotgun sequence, the DNA window GGAAGTTCTCCACAAGGATTAAACTCCTCAGTccttagccatgacatctccTGGCTGATCCCACCCTCCAGCCTGAGGCAGTGGGCACAAAAGAAAAGCTCATTTCCAgtcccctgggcagggacctTGATTAGGCAAGTGAGGAAAACTTGGGGCAGGTGCAAGGTGCACCTTGAGTGCTGTCACCCAGCGAGAGGCACAGCCCCGGGgaacaagggatggagggaggggacAATGTTTGGTTCACGCCCTGAGGATGGAGGATGTGACCATCCTGGCATTTTTCTACCTTCCAGCCACCAGCACCTCTCCCTGTCTAGGAAGGGGAGCTTTACCTGGTGGTGGGACCATGAGGCTGTTGTTAAGCGTAAacctgcattttccatttttttgggaACATACTCAAATTCTGAAGTGAAGCCCATGGCTCAGGGTCTGGCTATGAGGTGCACTGGCTGCACAGTACCACATAGAATATTCCATGTGCCCCCTGAAATTCAGGTTTGCACAGCTGTCTGTGGTGCCATGGCCCTATCCAAAGACCTGAGGATGGCCCCAGTCAGAACTTTTTGGCTGACCTCTGTGGCCTTGAATCAAGCCTGGTCCTGTCTGCACAGGAGCTCATTTCCtagcaaaagaaaatgtcttttggaGCAGGTCCAAGCCAGAccacagggaagaggaggatTCTCTGGCTTTCTGCCATGCCCTCCAGAGAAGATGTTCACAGAACTGACCAAATCCATCCTTCACTGCCCCTCCCTCACTGCCTTCTCTCTCTCACAGCCACCAGGGAGTCGGCCTTCGTCCACGCCATCGCCTCGGCCGGCGTGGCTTTCGCCGTGACCAGGTCCTGCGCCGAGGGCTCGGCCACCATCTGCGGGTGTGACACGCGCCACAAGGGCTCTCCTGGCGAGGGCTGGAAGTGGGGAGGCTGCAGCGAGGACGTGGAGTTCGGGAGCATGGTGTCCCGGGAGTTCGCGGACGCGCGGGAGAACAGGCCCGACGCGCGCTCGGCCATGAACAGGCACAACAACGAAGCTGGAAGGACAGTAAGGACGTTTCAGTTTCTCCTTTcctgttgttgttttcttaCCTGAGAGGGTGAATGGTGGGAGGGGATTAAGGGGGCTCGAAAGACCTAAATAAGGGGAGATTTATGTCACAAAATGGTAATACCTGTGCTGTGATAGTTCTAGATGGATGTGCCTGGTCTGTGAAAGCTCCATATAAATTCACCCACAAGATGTAAACACCTGTCTTGGAGTCAGCTGTCAAGATCTCTTTTATAGAGGATGCATCAAGGCAGGTGTAGGATGGGATTTCATCCCATCTTATGAGGATATCTACCCccagaagctgtggatgccccattccttgaagtgtccaaggccaggttggacagggctagcagaaggtgtccctgaccattCCAGGGTAGATGGAACTGAGcgatttttaaggtcccttccaaaccaaatcattctgtgatccCACAATTAGAGTTATTAACTCAGTTAATAATGTCCTAATTGTGCCTGTTCCCTTCCACTGACTGTGGGGCACCTGAAGTTTGAGTGCAATTGTCCATTCCCCTTCTCTGCAGCCTTGAGggaggagaagagcaggagagctttTCTCACAACCCATCTTCTCAACCCTCTTCAATTTCccaggaaatatttaaacaaaattagaGGCAATATAACTCTGGTGCCTCCTGATTAAACTTGGATCATGCCCTGAAGCTGTTTTTACTTCAAACAATCCTGGAACAGAACATgtaggggaaaagaaagcacaaaatcTGCCTTCTACACAATCTTTTCCCTAGGTGGAATAATCCCAAAAGGGggatattccttttttttcatctccagAATATCCAATGAATCCAGAAGAATGCAATTTGTGGGAAACAATTTGTAGAACTGAACCACAAAGCCCTTTCTAACAGAGATTatgccacagcttctctgagatAAGAGAGAACAGGTTAATGTGGTCTTGTCCCCTCAGCAGAAGGTCTTGCACATATCCAGGAGGACATTTGTGCAGCGGGCTGTACCAAAGCCACCACAgttgctgtgctgggacacgTCCTCAGGCAGGCTAGGGTTTCTTGAGAGCTCCTGAAGTGAATTCCCAGTGGTGTTACCCCACCTcacaccacagcagagctgttggaACACAACTTTTGAAAGGGAAATACCACCAGAAACCAAAATTGTCTGCAATGGAGATGACCACAAGCAATAATGTGgtttcctccagctctgggcctAAATGATCCCAGAtatccccagggatggggcagtgctggtggcagttACTGGGATACGCAGTGGGGAAAAGAGGGCTGGAGAGAAGCTGTGTAGAGTGGAAAGGAGGGCTTTCCTTTAAAGtgagaatttgttttaaagtgaGAATCCTTGTAAAAAAATGAGCAGACATCCCTATGATCACAGGCCTGCAGAGGTCTTTTTACTCTAAGTCTTGTTCCTTGACTCTGAGTTCTTCTAGGACATTTTACAGGTGTCAGACCACGACCTGAAATCCCAGTGTTTTAGAAAGCACTGGTGTTTTCCATGCCAGCACCCATGGGACAGCTCTTCCAGGCCTCCATACTTGAGTGTTCCCAGCTAAACCTGAGCCATGGGCAATGTTCCATATTAGCTCCCATAGGAACTCCAACCCTACCTCTCCGCCAGGAGTTTTGATTAAGTTCAGCGTGATTATACGAACCAAACCTTCTGCGGTTCTCTCTCCTCACTAATTGCAACCTGCTTTGTGGCGGGTGATACTCCGTAAATAACACAGGAAAACACCTGGTGAGCACCAAGGTGCTGATTCATGGCAAATCTCCTGGACTCAGGCTGGCACTCGCCTGTTCATGTACCCAGAAATTTGCTGATCgctctgaaaatgcagattatCAAGCTATTGCATAAGGTTGTCTCCCACCTCAGAGTACTGGAGGGCAACACCTCTATTTATTTAAGCTTGTTATATAAGAGGTAAACACAAGCAGCAAGCTTCTGGGATCAATAATCACCCTCCCATTTATCCCAGGAAAGTGTTTGGTGTTGAAGCCCGAGCCTTTAAAATCAAAAATAGGgctcttatttttgttttcctttttagtgattttagaaaaatcataaccctggctttaaaataaaaacaaatcccttttcagtttctgaaagtAGTCATAGCAGGGCTAGAACCTTGTTTGCCTAAGTAAACACAAAACATATGTAAAGGATGGAGTTCTATCCTAGATAGTTAGGacatttcatcttccttttatttccaacagaaaagctgcattttccatttatGAAGGCATTGTTTGAGTAGCTTTGTGTGTTCTTTGCTTCTCTGCCCAGATGTGTTTGAATTCTTTTCCTGTGTGACAGCCCTGTAATATTCCCACATGAACGTTGCTAAGACAGAAGTTAATAAATCTCCTTGGTGGAAGTTTTTGGTAAATCCTTAAATTTGAGCTGGGAGTCAGAACCAGCCACTGAAAACCATAAAGTACAGAAGTTTTATGGCTTAGACCCAGCAGTGACTGGGGGataaggggatttttttgttcacaAGAGTACAAATATATCTATGAAAACATCCATAATTCCTTGGAAAATCATGGCCAGGTGGCAGAATGCCATAAGAGTTTTAGTTACAGGTTAACGTGTTCCTTctcctttgcctttcttctcttttgcagTCTATCATTGAGCTCATGCACCTCAAGTGCAAGTGCCATGGGCTCTCGGGCAGCTGTGAAGTGAAGACCTGCTGGTGGTCCCAGCCAGACTTCAGGGTCATCGGCGACTACCTCAAGGACAAGTACGACAGCGCGTCCGAAATGGTGGTGGAAAAACACCGGGAATCCCGTGGCTGGGTGGAGACCCTCCGGCCCAAATACAACTTCTTCAAGGCCCCCACTGAGAAGGACCTGGTTTACTACGAGAACTCACCAAACTTTTGCGAGCCCAACCCTGAGACAGG includes these proteins:
- the WNT3A gene encoding protein Wnt-3a isoform X1, producing MNPCSPPPGAGCAVPPVRRCRGEGVEGSSLSNYFRSLAIGHQYSSLGTQPILCGSIPGLVPKQLRFCRNYVEIMPSVAEGVKIGIQECQHQFRGRRWNCTTVNDSLAIFGPVLDKATRESAFVHAIASAGVAFAVTRSCAEGSATICGCDTRHKGSPGEGWKWGGCSEDVEFGSMVSREFADARENRPDARSAMNRHNNEAGRTSIIELMHLKCKCHGLSGSCEVKTCWWSQPDFRVIGDYLKDKYDSASEMVVEKHRESRGWVETLRPKYNFFKAPTEKDLVYYENSPNFCEPNPETGSFGTRDRICNVTSHGIDGCDLLCCGRGHNTRTEKRKEKCHCIFHWCCYVRCQECIRVYDVHTCK
- the WNT3A gene encoding protein Wnt-3a isoform X2 encodes the protein MASFGYFLFLCGLSQALSSYPIWWSLAIGHQYSSLGTQPILCGSIPGLVPKQLRFCRNYVEIMPSVAEGVKIGIQECQHQFRGRRWNCTTVNDSLAIFGPVLDKATRESAFVHAIASAGVAFAVTRSCAEGSATICGCDTRHKGSPGEGWKWGGCSEDVEFGSMVSREFADARENRPDARSAMNRHNNEAGRTSIIELMHLKCKCHGLSGSCEVKTCWWSQPDFRVIGDYLKDKYDSASEMVVEKHRESRGWVETLRPKYNFFKAPTEKDLVYYENSPNFCEPNPETGSFGTRDRICNVTSHGIDGCDLLCCGRGHNTRTEKRKEKCHCIFHWCCYVRCQECIRVYDVHTCK